The Bradyrhizobium ottawaense genome window below encodes:
- a CDS encoding IS4 family transposase: MVAGKTVCLRQLSRGNRALEVRFNRFLGHDKVTVDRIIESWSNSTGPAVEGRHVLAIQDTSEIHFNTTPQRRRGLGEIGKGNNHGVLLHPLLAVDADDGSCLGLLSGQIWTRAGRRTTSHDDRELSDKESQRWISTAVAARPLLTKAAAVTVLGDRESDIFALYASSAKQHFHVIARSMHDRKLADRSSLYEASDAMAAVDQRMIQLPARAARPARLAHLELRFGAIELARPQNKFLHHLPKSLPLAVVDVREINAETGIEPLHWRLLTSHEVTSIEDAWRIVQWYKQRWIIEQFFRILKTQGLKLEDSQIGSADRLLKLVAIAAKAAVITIQLLQARNGGRQPILAAFDNGQIGALTALNRQLEAASKRLKNPHPPDSLAWAAWIIGRLGGWDGYPSSKPPGPITFKNGLEYFNAVAAGWSLRDMCMP; the protein is encoded by the coding sequence ATGGTTGCGGGCAAAACTGTCTGCCTTCGGCAGCTCTCCAGGGGGAACCGCGCGCTGGAAGTGCGGTTCAACCGCTTTCTTGGCCATGACAAGGTGACGGTGGATCGGATCATCGAAAGCTGGAGCAATAGCACGGGCCCTGCCGTGGAAGGCCGCCACGTGCTGGCCATCCAGGACACCAGCGAGATCCACTTCAACACCACGCCGCAACGCCGGCGCGGGCTCGGAGAAATCGGCAAAGGCAATAACCACGGCGTGCTGCTGCACCCGCTGCTGGCTGTGGACGCCGACGACGGCAGCTGTCTTGGGCTTTTGAGCGGGCAGATATGGACGCGCGCAGGTCGCCGCACGACCTCGCATGATGATCGGGAATTATCGGACAAGGAATCGCAACGCTGGATATCGACTGCCGTGGCGGCAAGGCCGCTGCTCACCAAGGCCGCGGCGGTGACGGTGCTGGGTGACCGCGAGAGCGATATTTTTGCCCTTTATGCCAGCTCGGCCAAGCAACATTTCCACGTCATCGCGCGCAGCATGCATGATCGCAAGCTTGCCGACCGCAGCAGCCTGTATGAGGCCAGCGATGCCATGGCCGCGGTGGACCAGCGTATGATCCAACTGCCTGCGCGCGCCGCGCGGCCGGCTCGCCTGGCCCACCTCGAACTTCGCTTTGGCGCAATCGAGCTCGCCCGCCCGCAGAATAAGTTCTTGCACCATCTGCCGAAAAGCTTGCCGCTGGCGGTGGTCGATGTGCGCGAGATTAACGCCGAAACCGGCATAGAGCCGCTGCACTGGCGGCTTCTCACCTCTCACGAGGTCACCAGCATCGAGGACGCCTGGCGCATCGTCCAATGGTACAAGCAGCGCTGGATCATCGAGCAGTTCTTCCGCATCCTGAAGACACAAGGCCTCAAGCTCGAAGACAGTCAGATCGGATCCGCCGATCGGCTTCTCAAGCTGGTTGCGATCGCCGCCAAGGCGGCCGTCATCACCATCCAGCTTCTGCAGGCCCGCAATGGTGGTCGCCAGCCCATTCTCGCGGCCTTCGACAACGGCCAAATTGGCGCGCTCACAGCCCTCAACCGGCAACTCGAAGCCGCGAGCAAGCGACTAAAGAACCCACATCCGCCCGATAGTCTCGCTTGGGCCGCCTGGATCATCGGCCGTCTCGGCGGGTGGGATGGCTACCCATCGTCCAAGCCGCCGGGCCCGATCACCTTCAAAAACGGCCTCGAATACTTCAACGCCGTCGCAGCAGGATGGAGCCTCAGAGATATGTGCATGCCCTAG
- a CDS encoding GFA family protein, producing the protein MAKAAVAAGIATGQCLCGKVTFEIDVPARWAWHDHSAASRRAHGAAYATYVGSWKKRFRITSGKTALTRYEDKATRTTRSFCSQCGTPIAYERPRGPHMVNIPRALFRERTGRQPLYHIAIEELQEWAYTGEPLVPLKGFPGVVCQRSKKKKRAGGEDPFELGREEI; encoded by the coding sequence ATGGCCAAAGCCGCAGTCGCCGCAGGGATCGCCACCGGCCAATGCCTCTGCGGCAAGGTCACCTTCGAGATCGATGTCCCCGCGCGCTGGGCCTGGCACGATCACTCCGCCGCCAGCCGCCGCGCCCATGGCGCGGCCTATGCGACCTATGTCGGAAGCTGGAAGAAGCGGTTTCGCATTACGTCGGGCAAGACGGCGCTCACGCGCTACGAGGACAAGGCCACCAGGACCACGCGCAGCTTCTGCTCGCAATGCGGCACGCCGATTGCCTATGAACGACCGCGTGGTCCGCACATGGTCAACATCCCGCGTGCGCTCTTCAGGGAGCGCACCGGCCGCCAGCCGCTCTATCACATCGCGATCGAGGAGCTGCAGGAATGGGCCTATACCGGCGAGCCGCTGGTGCCGCTCAAGGGCTTTCCGGGCGTGGTCTGCCAGCGCTCGAAAAAGAAGAAGCGCGCGGGCGGCGAGGACCCGTTCGAGCTGGGCCGGGAGGAAATTTAG
- a CDS encoding PspA/IM30 family protein, with amino-acid sequence MFKTVVTLFRGSVAAAGEELEDRTALLILDQQMRDAAAAVERSKRTLALAIAQDQQEGRKLEATIARIADLEARAVAALDGGREDLARDAAQAIVGLEADRDAAMTARALFATEIARLKRHVATAQARITELDRGRRVARASEAVRSLRRSGIEAARPYESTLPEAESTLRRLRERQMETQAADDALVELDAATGPLATAERLAEQGFGPRLKTTADDVLVRLKSKRAPTA; translated from the coding sequence ATGTTCAAGACCGTCGTGACACTTTTCCGCGGCAGCGTGGCCGCCGCGGGCGAAGAGCTGGAGGACCGCACGGCCCTCCTCATTCTCGACCAGCAGATGCGCGATGCGGCCGCGGCCGTCGAGCGCAGCAAGCGGACGCTGGCGCTGGCGATCGCGCAGGATCAGCAGGAAGGCCGCAAGCTCGAGGCGACGATCGCCCGCATTGCCGATCTCGAGGCGCGCGCGGTTGCGGCGCTCGACGGCGGCCGCGAGGATCTCGCCAGGGACGCTGCCCAAGCCATCGTAGGCTTGGAGGCCGACCGCGATGCGGCAATGACGGCCCGCGCCTTGTTCGCGACCGAGATCGCCCGGTTGAAGCGGCACGTCGCGACCGCGCAGGCCCGCATCACCGAGCTCGATCGCGGTCGCCGCGTCGCCCGAGCCTCGGAGGCGGTACGCTCGCTTCGGCGCAGCGGCATCGAGGCGGCACGCCCTTACGAATCCACGCTGCCGGAGGCGGAGAGCACCCTGCGGCGCCTGCGCGAACGGCAGATGGAAACCCAGGCCGCCGATGATGCGCTGGTCGAGCTCGACGCGGCCACCGGTCCGCTCGCCACCGCCGAGAGATTAGCCGAGCAGGGTTTTGGCCCACGGTTGAAGACGACTGCGGACGACGTGCTGGTCCGGTTGAAGTCCAAGCGCGCGCCGACTGCCTGA
- a CDS encoding thiamine pyrophosphate-binding protein, which produces MKNKITGRSAFLALLKDEGVTHLFGNPGTTELPIMHALKDHPDLTYVMAMQESLVVAIADGYSRASGKLVACNVHVAPGLGNAMGSLYNAQFTGTPMILTAGQQEQGHGLMEPVLYGPLVRMAEPLVKWAVEVTRLEDLPRIVRRAAKIATTPPTGPVFISLPGDILNSEAGIDLGRSTRIDARTRPSDEALTAFAARLLRAERPVIVTMDEVVKSDALKEAAQLAELLGAAAYQSSTPYGSHFLSESPSFVGTLARVQKVARDTLAPYDLLIALGGDPLRMSVYSEVDALPDGLGIVQIGLVDWEIAKNYGAEIALKADLKETLRALIPVLKEMGGATLASRAKQRLAEIAPKNWTARRAALVEQIGKSAGRAPIDPDFLVLQMVEAMPDNAILVDEGLTSSRQVTALRPHRDRYGYHGLASGGIGWGLPASVGASIANPDRPVVCFSGDGSAMYSIQSLWTAAHHKLPLNVVMANNGGYRIIKQRLLAFHDDDNYVGMDFVDPPVDFAGVAKALGCEAIKVSDPRELKATLASAFNRPGTKLIEVMVDGKV; this is translated from the coding sequence ATGAAGAACAAGATCACCGGCCGCTCCGCCTTTCTCGCGCTGCTCAAGGACGAGGGCGTCACGCATCTGTTCGGCAATCCCGGCACCACCGAGCTGCCGATCATGCATGCGCTGAAGGACCATCCCGACCTCACCTATGTGATGGCGATGCAGGAGAGCCTGGTGGTGGCGATCGCCGATGGCTATAGCCGCGCCTCCGGAAAACTCGTCGCCTGCAATGTTCATGTCGCGCCCGGCCTCGGCAACGCGATGGGCTCGCTCTACAACGCCCAGTTCACGGGCACGCCGATGATCCTCACGGCCGGCCAGCAGGAGCAGGGGCACGGCCTGATGGAGCCGGTGCTGTATGGGCCGCTGGTGCGGATGGCCGAACCGCTGGTGAAATGGGCGGTGGAGGTGACGCGGCTGGAGGATTTGCCGCGCATCGTGCGCCGTGCCGCCAAGATTGCGACGACGCCGCCGACCGGTCCGGTGTTCATCTCACTGCCCGGCGACATCCTGAACAGCGAAGCGGGGATCGATCTCGGTCGCTCCACCCGCATCGACGCGCGGACAAGGCCGTCGGACGAAGCGCTCACGGCCTTTGCCGCGCGGCTGCTGAGGGCGGAGCGCCCCGTCATCGTCACCATGGACGAGGTGGTCAAGAGCGATGCGCTGAAGGAGGCTGCCCAACTTGCCGAGCTGCTCGGCGCGGCGGCTTACCAGTCCTCGACGCCCTATGGCTCGCACTTCCTGTCGGAGAGCCCGAGCTTTGTCGGCACGCTGGCACGCGTGCAGAAGGTCGCGCGCGATACGCTCGCGCCGTACGATCTCCTGATTGCGCTCGGCGGCGATCCCTTGCGGATGTCTGTCTATAGCGAGGTCGATGCGCTGCCTGACGGACTCGGCATCGTCCAGATCGGCCTCGTCGATTGGGAGATCGCCAAGAATTACGGCGCCGAGATCGCGCTCAAGGCGGATCTGAAGGAAACGCTGCGCGCGTTGATCCCGGTGCTGAAGGAGATGGGTGGCGCGACACTTGCGAGCCGCGCCAAGCAGCGCCTCGCCGAGATCGCGCCGAAGAACTGGACCGCGCGGCGTGCCGCGCTGGTCGAGCAGATCGGCAAGAGCGCCGGCCGCGCGCCCATTGATCCGGACTTCCTCGTGCTGCAGATGGTCGAGGCGATGCCCGATAACGCCATTCTCGTCGACGAAGGCCTCACCTCCAGCCGCCAGGTGACGGCGCTGCGACCGCATCGCGATCGCTACGGCTATCACGGCCTTGCCTCAGGCGGCATCGGCTGGGGCCTGCCGGCCTCGGTCGGCGCCAGCATCGCCAATCCGGACCGCCCGGTCGTGTGCTTCTCGGGCGATGGCAGTGCGATGTATTCGATCCAGTCGCTGTGGACCGCGGCGCATCACAAGCTGCCGCTCAACGTCGTCATGGCCAACAATGGCGGCTACCGTATCATCAAGCAGCGCCTGCTCGCTTTCCATGACGACGACAATTATGTCGGCATGGATTTCGTCGATCCGCCCGTCGATTTCGCCGGCGTCGCCAAGGCGCTCGGCTGCGAGGCGATCAAGGTCAGCGATCCCAGAGAGCTGAAGGCGACACTGGCGTCGGCGTTCAATCGGCCGGGGACGAAGTTGATCGAGGTGATGGTCGACGGGAAGGTGTAG
- a CDS encoding aldehyde dehydrogenase family protein, with protein sequence MAVSQAIPITRHPFANGSYKQMLIDGKWVDAASGKRFETHNPATGELLATVAEGDKEDIDRAVAAARRAFEGPWSKVKPFERQNLLLKLADLVEKNFDELSQLDTLDMGAPLSRTRAYRLRAVGMLRYYAGQTTAIHGETIENSLPGEIFSYTLKEPIGVVGAIIPWNGPLTATIWKIGPAIATGCTVVLKPAEEAPLTSLRIAELAMEAGIPPGVINVVPGYGETAGAALASHHDVDKVAFTGSHVTGQSIIRASAGNLKRVSLELGGKSPDIVFADADLDAAVPGAAMAVFANSGQICSAGTRLFVEQSIYEEFVGRVAEFGKKLQVGNGLDPNVQIGPLVSEQQLERVTGYLDIGQKEGARALAGGGRVTEGALSKGFFVSPTVFAGVQDNMRIAQEEIFGPVISAIAFKDMDELVKRANNTTFGLGSGLWTRDVSKAHAVAKSLRAGSVWVNCYQAMDPAVPFGGYKMSGYGRESGKQHVEEYLNVKSVWIKTA encoded by the coding sequence ATGGCTGTGTCGCAGGCTATTCCGATCACGCGCCATCCGTTCGCGAATGGGTCCTACAAGCAGATGCTGATCGACGGGAAGTGGGTCGATGCAGCCTCAGGCAAGCGCTTCGAGACTCATAATCCTGCCACCGGCGAATTGCTCGCAACCGTCGCCGAGGGCGACAAGGAAGACATCGATCGTGCGGTTGCCGCCGCCCGCCGCGCCTTCGAGGGGCCCTGGAGCAAGGTGAAACCGTTCGAGCGGCAGAATCTGCTGCTCAAGCTTGCCGACCTCGTCGAGAAGAATTTCGACGAATTGTCGCAGCTTGATACCCTGGACATGGGTGCGCCGCTCAGCCGCACCCGCGCCTATCGCCTGCGCGCCGTCGGCATGCTGCGTTATTACGCCGGTCAGACCACGGCGATCCACGGCGAGACCATCGAGAACTCGCTGCCCGGCGAGATCTTCTCCTACACGCTGAAGGAGCCGATCGGTGTCGTCGGCGCCATCATTCCCTGGAACGGCCCGCTCACGGCGACGATCTGGAAGATCGGCCCGGCGATCGCGACCGGCTGCACCGTGGTGCTCAAGCCCGCCGAAGAGGCGCCGCTGACCTCGCTGCGCATCGCCGAGCTGGCGATGGAGGCGGGCATTCCCCCCGGCGTCATCAACGTCGTGCCCGGCTATGGCGAGACCGCGGGCGCCGCGCTCGCCTCGCATCATGACGTCGACAAGGTCGCCTTCACCGGCTCGCACGTCACGGGTCAGTCGATCATCCGCGCCTCCGCCGGCAATTTGAAGCGTGTCTCGCTCGAGCTCGGCGGCAAGTCGCCGGACATCGTGTTCGCTGACGCCGATCTCGACGCCGCCGTGCCGGGCGCGGCGATGGCGGTGTTCGCCAATTCGGGCCAGATCTGCAGCGCCGGCACGCGCCTGTTCGTCGAGCAGTCGATCTACGAGGAGTTCGTCGGCCGCGTCGCCGAGTTCGGCAAGAAGCTGCAGGTCGGCAACGGTCTCGATCCCAATGTGCAGATCGGCCCGCTGGTGTCAGAGCAGCAGCTCGAGCGCGTCACCGGCTATCTCGACATTGGCCAGAAGGAAGGCGCAAGGGCGCTCGCCGGCGGCGGCCGCGTCACCGAGGGCGCGCTGTCGAAGGGCTTCTTCGTCTCGCCGACCGTGTTCGCGGGCGTTCAGGACAACATGCGCATCGCGCAGGAGGAGATTTTTGGCCCCGTCATCTCCGCGATCGCATTCAAGGACATGGACGAGCTGGTCAAGCGCGCCAACAACACCACCTTCGGCCTCGGTTCGGGCCTGTGGACGCGCGACGTCAGCAAGGCGCATGCGGTTGCAAAGTCGCTGCGCGCCGGCTCGGTGTGGGTGAACTGCTACCAGGCGATGGACCCGGCCGTGCCCTTCGGCGGCTACAAGATGAGCGGCTATGGCCGCGAGTCCGGCAAGCAGCATGTCGAGGAATATCTCAACGTGAAGTCCGTCTGGATCAAGACGGCCTAG
- a CDS encoding M20 family metallopeptidase, translating into MTRADAIARAREDFKSGAFLAELDRRVAFKTESQNPARGPELRAYLEQEMVPAFAALDFTSRIVESPSGKSPFLFAEHHESASAPTVLIYGHGDVVDGMEGEWREGRDPWRTTVAGTRLYGRGTADNKGQHSINMAALRAVRDARGGKLGFNAKFIVEMGEEIGSPDLGKVCDLNRDALKADLFMASDGPRLSADRPTLFLGCRGGIRIHLDVNLRDGGHHSGNWGGVLANPATILVNAISTLVDGHGRLQLDALKPPRLSNQIRSYLADVQVVPTEDEPALAENWGEEGLSAAERLYAWNTLEVLAMSSGNIEKPANAIPGHANAVLQLRFVVGTEVGGLIEAVRAHLVQKGFPMVEVRAAQSFAASRTDFDSPWIKWAADSVKETTGKPPAVLPNFGGSLPNDVFSEILGLPTIWVPHSYPGCSQHAPNEHILLPLTEEALTVMAGLFWDLGELPKPLT; encoded by the coding sequence ATGACCAGAGCCGACGCCATCGCCCGCGCCCGTGAGGATTTCAAATCCGGTGCGTTCCTCGCTGAACTCGACCGCCGCGTCGCCTTCAAGACCGAAAGCCAAAATCCCGCGCGCGGCCCCGAGCTGCGCGCCTATCTGGAACAGGAGATGGTGCCGGCCTTCGCGGCGCTCGATTTCACCAGCCGCATCGTCGAGTCCCCGAGTGGCAAGTCGCCGTTCCTGTTCGCCGAGCATCACGAAAGCGCCTCCGCGCCGACCGTGCTGATCTACGGCCATGGCGACGTCGTCGACGGCATGGAGGGCGAGTGGCGCGAGGGCCGCGATCCCTGGCGCACGACGGTTGCCGGCACGCGGCTCTATGGCCGCGGCACCGCTGACAACAAGGGCCAGCACAGCATCAACATGGCGGCACTCCGCGCGGTGCGCGACGCCCGTGGCGGCAAGCTCGGCTTCAACGCCAAGTTCATCGTCGAGATGGGCGAGGAGATCGGCTCGCCCGATCTTGGCAAGGTCTGCGACCTCAATCGCGATGCGCTCAAGGCCGACCTGTTCATGGCCTCCGACGGGCCCCGTTTGTCCGCCGACCGCCCGACGCTGTTCCTGGGATGCCGCGGCGGCATCCGCATTCATCTGGATGTGAACCTGCGCGATGGCGGCCACCATTCCGGCAATTGGGGCGGCGTGCTCGCCAACCCCGCGACCATCCTGGTCAACGCGATCTCGACGCTGGTCGACGGCCATGGCCGCCTGCAGCTCGACGCGCTGAAGCCGCCGCGCCTCAGCAACCAGATCCGCAGCTATCTCGCCGACGTGCAGGTGGTGCCGACCGAGGACGAGCCGGCGCTTGCCGAGAACTGGGGCGAGGAGGGGCTGTCGGCCGCCGAGCGGCTTTACGCCTGGAACACGCTGGAAGTGCTGGCGATGTCATCGGGCAATATCGAGAAGCCGGCCAACGCCATTCCGGGCCATGCCAACGCCGTGCTGCAACTGCGTTTCGTGGTCGGCACCGAGGTCGGCGGCCTGATCGAGGCGGTCCGCGCGCATCTTGTCCAAAAGGGCTTTCCGATGGTCGAGGTGCGGGCGGCGCAGAGCTTTGCTGCGTCGCGGACCGATTTCGACAGCCCCTGGATCAAATGGGCGGCGGATTCGGTGAAAGAGACCACGGGGAAACCGCCGGCGGTGCTGCCGAACTTCGGCGGCTCGCTGCCCAACGACGTATTCTCTGAGATCCTGGGTCTGCCGACGATCTGGGTCCCGCACTCCTATCCCGGCTGCTCCCAGCATGCGCCCAATGAGCACATCCTGCTGCCATTGACGGAAGAAGCCTTGACGGTGATGGCCGGCCTGTTCTGGGATCTCGGGGAATTGCCCAAGCCGCTGACCTGA
- a CDS encoding SDR family NAD(P)-dependent oxidoreductase, whose product MPHPAIVKDNVAVITGGASGIGFAAAAAFARAGMKVCIADVDRQRLADAATRLSSVTSATNVMTFAVDVSSAESVRELERAVAAQFGGTDLLMNNAGIQPGSTLFGEPDNWQRVIAVNMWGIINGSRIFAPNMIARGRCGLIINTGSKQGITTPPGDPAYNVSKAGVKAFTEALQHELRNTRDCRVTAHLLIPGFVFTGLTAKGRTEKPAGAWTPEQTVDFMLARLEVGDFYILCPDNDVPRALDEKRMQWAAGDIVENRPPLSRWHPDYADAFTRFVEGK is encoded by the coding sequence ATGCCACATCCCGCCATCGTCAAAGACAATGTCGCCGTGATTACAGGTGGCGCATCCGGAATCGGGTTTGCCGCCGCTGCGGCCTTCGCGCGCGCGGGCATGAAAGTGTGTATCGCGGACGTGGACCGGCAACGTCTGGCGGACGCCGCAACAAGACTCTCATCCGTCACGTCTGCCACAAACGTGATGACCTTCGCCGTCGATGTCAGCAGCGCGGAGAGCGTGAGGGAACTGGAACGCGCCGTGGCCGCGCAGTTCGGCGGAACGGACCTGCTCATGAACAATGCCGGCATCCAGCCGGGCAGCACGCTGTTCGGCGAACCCGACAATTGGCAGCGCGTTATCGCCGTCAACATGTGGGGCATCATCAACGGCTCGCGCATCTTCGCGCCCAACATGATCGCACGCGGCAGGTGCGGCCTCATCATCAACACGGGCTCGAAGCAGGGCATCACCACGCCGCCGGGCGATCCCGCCTACAATGTCTCCAAGGCCGGCGTGAAGGCATTTACCGAAGCGCTCCAGCACGAACTGCGCAACACGAGAGACTGTCGCGTCACGGCACATTTGCTGATCCCCGGCTTCGTCTTCACGGGCCTCACCGCGAAAGGACGCACCGAGAAGCCGGCCGGCGCCTGGACGCCGGAGCAGACGGTCGATTTCATGCTGGCGCGGCTGGAGGTGGGCGATTTCTACATCCTGTGCCCGGACAACGACGTGCCGCGCGCGCTCGACGAGAAGCGCATGCAATGGGCCGCCGGCGACATCGTCGAGAACCGGCCGCCGCTGTCGCGCTGGCACCCGGATTACGCGGATGCGTTCACGAGGTTCGTGGAGGGGAAGTAA
- a CDS encoding YiaA/YiaB family inner membrane protein, which translates to MNQNGQPHSSAWVTFTYASFAASAFLVAIGIFFLPIDLWMKGYLTMGIVMLIQTCITLTKTVRDNHESSRLVNRIEDAKAERLLMEVSKAA; encoded by the coding sequence ATGAACCAGAACGGCCAACCCCATAGCAGCGCCTGGGTGACCTTCACCTACGCGTCCTTCGCAGCCTCCGCATTTCTCGTCGCCATTGGCATCTTCTTCCTGCCGATCGACCTCTGGATGAAGGGCTATCTCACCATGGGCATCGTCATGCTGATCCAGACCTGCATCACCCTGACCAAGACTGTGCGCGACAATCACGAGAGCAGCCGGCTGGTGAACCGCATCGAGGATGCCAAGGCCGAGCGTTTGCTGATGGAGGTTTCCAAGGCGGCTTGA
- a CDS encoding LLM class flavin-dependent oxidoreductase, producing MAKQIRLNAFAMNCVAHQSPGLWTHPRDRTAEYNRLPYWIDLARTLERGRFDGLFLADVLGVYDVYGNSPDAALRNAAQTPSNEPLLLLSAMAAVTQNLGFGVTSNLSFEPPYPFARRMSTLDHLTEGRIGWNVVTGYLDSAARGAGKDKQTGHDDRYDIADEYMEVVYKLWEGSWEDDAVLRDRKRGIFTDPAKVHRVNHEGANYRINNTIHLSEPSPQRTPVLYQAGTSPRGRQFAARHAECVFMSGPSAKIIGPRVSAIRQEAAAVGRNPAEILMFNMMTIILGNTEAEAAAKYADYRSHINPEGALALMSGWTGIDFSGYELDQQVRHVQNDAGRSALDNVTRGDPDRVWTVRDVIEHVGIGGAGPVVVGTPEMVADKIEDWFEKTDVDGLNVAFAVSPGDFEDIADMLVPELTRRGRYKSEYAKGTLREKLFGNGRARLDAPHPAAGYRVGRKG from the coding sequence ATGGCCAAGCAGATCAGGCTCAATGCCTTTGCGATGAATTGCGTCGCGCACCAGTCGCCAGGCCTGTGGACCCATCCGCGCGACCGCACCGCCGAGTATAACCGCCTGCCCTACTGGATCGATCTTGCCAGGACGCTGGAGCGTGGCCGTTTCGACGGATTGTTCCTCGCCGACGTGCTCGGCGTCTACGACGTCTACGGCAACAGCCCTGACGCGGCCTTGCGCAACGCTGCGCAGACGCCGTCGAACGAGCCGCTGCTGCTGCTCTCGGCGATGGCCGCGGTAACGCAAAATCTCGGCTTCGGCGTCACCAGCAATCTGTCGTTCGAGCCGCCCTACCCGTTCGCGCGGCGGATGTCGACGCTCGATCATCTCACTGAAGGGCGGATCGGCTGGAACGTCGTCACCGGCTATCTCGACAGTGCCGCGCGTGGCGCCGGCAAGGACAAGCAGACCGGGCATGACGACCGCTACGACATCGCGGACGAATACATGGAGGTGGTCTACAAATTATGGGAAGGGAGCTGGGAAGACGACGCCGTGCTGCGCGACCGCAAGCGCGGCATCTTCACCGATCCCGCCAAAGTCCATCGCGTCAACCATGAGGGCGCAAACTATCGCATCAACAACACCATTCACCTCAGCGAGCCGTCGCCCCAGCGGACGCCCGTGCTCTACCAGGCCGGCACCTCGCCGCGCGGCCGGCAATTCGCGGCACGTCACGCCGAATGCGTGTTCATGTCGGGACCGTCGGCCAAGATCATCGGGCCGCGCGTGTCGGCGATCCGCCAGGAGGCCGCCGCGGTCGGCCGCAATCCGGCTGAGATCCTGATGTTCAACATGATGACAATCATCCTCGGCAACACGGAAGCGGAAGCTGCGGCGAAATATGCCGACTACCGGTCGCATATCAATCCGGAAGGCGCGCTGGCGTTGATGTCGGGATGGACCGGCATCGACTTCTCCGGCTACGAGCTCGACCAGCAAGTGCGTCACGTCCAGAACGACGCCGGTCGCAGCGCGCTCGACAACGTCACCCGGGGCGACCCGGACCGCGTCTGGACCGTGCGCGACGTCATCGAGCATGTCGGCATCGGCGGCGCCGGCCCTGTCGTGGTCGGCACGCCGGAGATGGTCGCGGACAAGATCGAGGATTGGTTCGAGAAGACCGACGTCGACGGCCTCAACGTCGCGTTTGCGGTCTCGCCCGGCGACTTCGAGGACATTGCCGACATGCTGGTGCCGGAGCTGACGCGGCGCGGACGGTACAAGTCGGAATACGCAAAGGGCACGCTGCGGGAAAAACTGTTCGGCAACGGCCGCGCAAGGCTGGATGCGCCGCATCCGGCGGCGGGATATCGGGTGGGGAGGAAGGGGTAG
- a CDS encoding alkene reductase translates to MKFEALFRPLQVGPYKLAHRVAMAPLTRMRAERESFSPRPLNAEYYGQRATPGGLLIAEASPVLSHGRGNPATPGIYSEAQIAGWRKVVDAVHAKGGIIFLQLWHVGRVSHSSFHGGELPVSASAIPIKAEGMKAMTADGKISDYETPRALETGEVKGIVEAFRQGAKNALAAGFDGVEIHGANGYLLEQFLQSRSNQRTDQYGGSIENRARLLLEVTQAAIDVWGANRVAVRLSPHGIANDSGEPDPMPLYTHVVKALDKLGLAYLHFIEPRSSGSGRAEVNWQNVPSAMLLFRPLYSGVLMTAGGFTGETANAAIADGHADIIAFGRIFISNPDLPRRLQHDYPITPYNRATFYGGEEKGYTDYPVYDELTPA, encoded by the coding sequence ATGAAATTCGAGGCGTTGTTTAGACCGTTGCAGGTCGGTCCGTACAAGCTTGCGCATCGCGTCGCGATGGCACCGCTGACACGCATGCGGGCCGAGCGCGAGAGCTTTTCACCGCGCCCGCTCAACGCCGAATATTACGGCCAGCGTGCGACGCCGGGCGGCCTGCTCATCGCCGAGGCCTCGCCGGTGCTCTCGCACGGCCGCGGCAATCCGGCGACGCCCGGCATCTATTCGGAGGCGCAGATCGCCGGCTGGCGCAAGGTGGTCGATGCCGTGCACGCCAAGGGCGGCATCATCTTCCTCCAGCTCTGGCATGTCGGCCGCGTCTCGCATTCCTCCTTCCACGGCGGCGAGCTGCCGGTTTCGGCCTCGGCGATCCCGATCAAGGCGGAAGGCATGAAGGCGATGACGGCCGACGGCAAGATCTCGGACTATGAGACGCCGCGCGCGCTGGAGACCGGGGAAGTCAAGGGTATCGTCGAGGCCTTCAGGCAAGGCGCGAAGAATGCACTCGCGGCCGGTTTCGACGGTGTCGAGATCCACGGTGCCAACGGCTATCTGCTCGAGCAATTCCTGCAATCACGCAGCAACCAGCGCACCGATCAATATGGTGGATCGATCGAGAACCGCGCCCGGCTGCTGCTCGAGGTGACGCAGGCCGCGATCGACGTTTGGGGTGCGAACCGCGTCGCCGTGCGGCTGTCGCCGCATGGCATCGCCAACGATTCCGGCGAGCCCGATCCGATGCCGCTATACACCCACGTGGTGAAGGCGCTCGACAAGCTCGGCCTCGCCTATCTGCACTTCATCGAGCCGCGATCGAGCGGCTCGGGTCGCGCCGAGGTCAACTGGCAGAATGTGCCGTCGGCGATGCTGCTGTTTCGTCCGCTCTACAGCGGCGTGCTGATGACCGCCGGCGGCTTCACCGGCGAGACTGCGAATGCGGCGATCGCCGACGGCCATGCCGACATCATCGCCTTCGGCCGCATCTTCATCTCCAATCCCGATCTGCCGCGCCGCCTGCAGCACGACTACCCGATCACGCCGTACAATCGTGCGACGTTCTATGGCGGCGAGGAGAAGGGGTACACGGATTATCCTGTTTATGACGAGCTGACGCCGGCGTAG